A region from the Janthinobacterium agaricidamnosum genome encodes:
- a CDS encoding divergent PAP2 family protein: MDIAYLVTPLITWILVGPIKFLINSVRTRQWAFGLVGNGGFPSNHSAVVSSMATLIALREGIGHPAFGVAVTLAFIVIIDANSLRQHVGKQAAAINRLAGEAASPAHKTLRERMGHTLVEIAGGLCTGVAIGFLINYVFAR, translated from the coding sequence GTGGATATCGCTTACCTCGTCACGCCCCTGATCACCTGGATCCTGGTCGGACCGATCAAATTCCTGATCAACAGTGTCCGCACGCGGCAATGGGCGTTCGGCCTGGTCGGCAATGGCGGCTTTCCCAGCAACCATAGCGCCGTCGTGTCCAGCATGGCCACCCTGATCGCCTTGCGCGAAGGCATAGGCCATCCCGCCTTCGGCGTGGCCGTGACCCTGGCTTTCATCGTCATCATCGACGCCAACAGCCTGCGCCAGCACGTGGGCAAGCAGGCGGCCGCCATCAACCGCCTGGCGGGGGAAGCGGCCAGCCCCGCGCACAAGACCTTGCGCGAGCGCATGGGCCATACCCTGGTGGAAATCGCCGGCGGCCTGTGCACGGGCGTGGCCATCGGTTTCCTGATCAATTACGTGTTTGCCCGCTAA
- a CDS encoding efflux RND transporter periplasmic adaptor subunit produces the protein MLRKTLFVLAIASALAACGKESKDPGKGGKDGKEQAGASVNLLVSPEDLLTIQSNALASGPVITGSVQPERNADLRAEVSAVVIQVLKENGEIVKRGDVLVRLDETAIRDSLNSAEEASRASSQVLEQSERMFQRMKTLRASGMTSTQALEDAEIRRNNAQSDLSAAKSRAAQARQQLQRTLVRAPFDGIVSERKVSNGDTAQIGKELIKVIDPTSMRLEGLVSADKIGVVKVGQPVLFRINGYPGQDFAGKVRRVDPAANAVTRQVAVLVDFNDKQQPRVAGLYAEGRIETETVSALMIPDSALVKAGDVTYTWKVKDKALHKVTLRIGARDVRTGQWEVQSGLASGDTVLRTPGSTFKDGQKVELTAAKAVPAAAMASSSAAVAGKGN, from the coding sequence ATGTTGCGCAAAACCCTGTTTGTTCTGGCAATTGCTTCTGCCTTGGCCGCCTGTGGCAAAGAGTCCAAAGATCCCGGCAAGGGCGGCAAGGATGGCAAGGAACAGGCGGGCGCTAGCGTCAATCTGCTGGTGTCCCCGGAAGACTTGCTGACCATCCAGAGCAATGCGCTGGCATCGGGCCCCGTCATCACCGGTTCCGTGCAGCCCGAGCGCAACGCGGACTTGCGCGCCGAAGTGTCGGCCGTGGTGATCCAGGTACTGAAGGAAAACGGCGAAATCGTCAAACGGGGCGACGTGCTGGTGCGCCTGGACGAAACGGCCATCCGCGACAGCCTCAATTCGGCCGAGGAAGCCAGCCGCGCCTCGAGCCAGGTGCTGGAGCAGTCCGAACGCATGTTCCAGCGCATGAAAACCCTGCGCGCCTCGGGCATGACGTCGACGCAGGCGCTGGAAGACGCGGAAATCCGCCGCAACAATGCGCAAAGCGATTTGTCCGCCGCGAAGAGCCGCGCCGCCCAGGCGCGCCAGCAACTGCAGCGCACCCTCGTGCGCGCGCCGTTCGACGGCATCGTGAGCGAGCGCAAGGTATCGAATGGCGATACGGCGCAAATCGGCAAGGAATTGATCAAGGTCATCGATCCGACCAGCATGCGCCTGGAGGGCCTGGTATCGGCCGACAAGATCGGCGTCGTCAAGGTGGGCCAGCCCGTGCTGTTCCGCATCAATGGCTATCCCGGCCAGGATTTCGCGGGCAAGGTGCGCCGCGTCGATCCTGCCGCCAACGCCGTCACGCGCCAGGTGGCCGTGCTCGTCGATTTCAATGACAAGCAACAGCCACGCGTGGCCGGCCTGTACGCGGAAGGCCGTATCGAGACGGAAACCGTCAGCGCGCTGATGATCCCCGATTCGGCTCTGGTGAAGGCGGGCGACGTCACGTACACGTGGAAAGTCAAGGACAAGGCCTTGCATAAAGTCACACTGCGCATCGGCGCGCGCGACGTGCGCACGGGCCAGTGGGAAGTGCAAAGCGGCCTGGCCAGCGGCGACACCGTGCTGCGCACGCCCGGTTCGACCTTCAAGGATGGGCAGAAAGTGGAATTGACGGCAGCCAAGGCCGTGCCCGCCGCCGCCATGGCCAGCAGC
- a CDS encoding DUF475 domain-containing protein: MRHFRISFLVTFILMAVSGWWGYSHGGMPGLINALWITGVLGVMEVSLSFDNAVVNASVLRHWNEFWQKLFLTVGILVAVFGMRLLFPLVIVSVATGLGLVDVWTMATTTPDVYAKHLTDNHAQVAAFGGAFLLLVFLNFLFDDEKELHWLGWAEEKVNALGTESLAVLITMGAVAACVAMGPAEAKYSVLASGIVGIAVYIGVNWISGLLEEGEPDLQDDEEEGAAPAKSGNGDLVKTVARGSIGGFLYLEVLDASFSFDGVIGAFAITNDVVIIMLGLAIGAMFVRSMTVYLVHKGTLDEFVYLEHGAHYAIGILALIMLASVKYHIPEWFTGLSGVAFILVSLWSSLRYRKRHAAQA, encoded by the coding sequence ATGCGGCATTTCAGAATTTCCTTTTTAGTCACTTTTATCCTGATGGCGGTGTCGGGCTGGTGGGGTTACAGCCATGGCGGCATGCCCGGCCTGATCAATGCGCTGTGGATCACGGGCGTGCTGGGCGTCATGGAAGTGTCGCTGTCGTTCGACAATGCCGTGGTGAATGCCTCCGTCTTGCGCCACTGGAATGAATTCTGGCAAAAACTGTTCCTCACGGTCGGTATCCTCGTGGCCGTTTTCGGCATGCGGCTGCTGTTCCCGCTGGTCATCGTTTCCGTCGCCACGGGCCTGGGCCTGGTCGATGTGTGGACCATGGCCACGACCACGCCGGACGTGTATGCCAAGCACCTGACGGACAACCATGCGCAAGTGGCAGCCTTCGGCGGCGCCTTCCTGCTGCTGGTGTTCCTGAACTTCCTGTTCGACGACGAGAAGGAATTGCACTGGCTGGGCTGGGCCGAGGAAAAAGTCAACGCGCTGGGCACCGAAAGCCTGGCCGTGCTGATCACCATGGGCGCCGTGGCCGCCTGCGTGGCGATGGGCCCTGCGGAAGCAAAATACAGCGTGCTCGCGTCGGGCATCGTCGGCATCGCCGTCTACATCGGCGTGAACTGGATCAGCGGCTTGCTGGAAGAAGGCGAGCCGGACCTGCAGGATGATGAAGAAGAAGGCGCCGCGCCCGCCAAAAGCGGCAATGGCGACCTGGTAAAAACGGTGGCGCGCGGCAGTATCGGCGGCTTCCTGTACCTGGAAGTGCTGGACGCCTCGTTCAGCTTTGACGGCGTGATCGGCGCGTTCGCCATCACCAACGACGTCGTCATCATCATGCTGGGCCTGGCCATCGGCGCCATGTTCGTGCGCTCGATGACGGTGTACCTGGTACACAAGGGCACGCTGGACGAGTTCGTCTACCTCGAGCACGGCGCCCATTATGCGATCGGCATCCTCGCCCTGATCATGCTGGCATCCGTCAAGTACCATATTCCGGAGTGGTTCACGGGCCTGTCGGGCGTGGCCTTCATCCTGGTCTCGCTGTGGTCGTCCCTGCGCTATCGCAAACGGCACGCGGCACAAGCTTGA
- a CDS encoding TerD family protein, with protein sequence MAISLQKGGNVNLSKEAPNLKKIIVGLGWDPRSTDGATFDLDGSAFLLKNDGKVRGDSDFIFYNNLKSTDGSVVHTGDNTTGEGEGDDERIEIDLTRVPADIDRISITVTIHDADARRQNFGMVSKAFIRCLNAEGEKEIARYDLSEDSSTETAMIFGEIYRYNGEWKFKAIGQGFNGGLGPLARSFGVNA encoded by the coding sequence ATGGCAATCAGTTTGCAAAAAGGCGGCAACGTCAACCTGAGCAAGGAAGCACCGAACCTGAAGAAGATCATCGTCGGCCTCGGCTGGGATCCTCGTTCGACGGATGGCGCCACCTTCGACCTTGACGGCAGTGCTTTCCTCCTGAAAAACGACGGTAAAGTCCGTGGCGACTCTGACTTTATCTTCTACAACAACCTGAAGTCGACCGACGGTTCCGTCGTGCACACGGGCGACAACACGACCGGTGAAGGCGAAGGCGACGATGAGCGCATCGAAATCGACCTGACCCGCGTACCTGCCGACATCGACCGCATCAGCATCACCGTCACCATTCACGACGCCGACGCGCGCCGCCAGAACTTCGGCATGGTGTCGAAAGCCTTCATCCGCTGCCTGAACGCGGAAGGCGAAAAAGAAATCGCCCGCTACGACCTGTCCGAAGACAGCTCGACGGAAACGGCGATGATCTTTGGCGAAATCTACCGCTACAACGGCGAATGGAAGTTCAAGGCCATCGGCCAGGGCTTCAACGGCGGCCTCGGTCCCCTCGCCCGTTCTTTCGGCGTCAACGCTTAA